In Opitutaceae bacterium TAV5, one genomic interval encodes:
- a CDS encoding AraC family transcriptional regulator: protein MSGQKAGLPENFMTRFCTTCCDREALEKAAGRVLFGLAACRRIGWRGAVVVAGEQERGKRGRVSGDATVRQVVWLRGQVTFGTMRLEPGSVWRPGVTDRFGREEEKAAERAGASGLEFTFAGPLAADYVNFLEENFGRMVRLPPGSPALRAARALAAAAEAGARREVMSRRVFGWLAALHETLEERQVHLQDLLRGRIDHLLPEGAAHGYSVKALAAHLGCTPGWLARRLQQAWRRPAGEVLHALRLQHARELLATTGAGAGEVAWRCGFASASSFSKAFRRAMGMTPTQARVLGKKGTGGRGTKAGGNAIMRVMEERRRRGPTELRVLPAGEDVMAATVWGGAYFQCDGGETDKAYNMPFDISINKITRGIHWVVTLEGEAVFETGGYSLTVHPGMVVVYSSPSKGRWMTPSGRPWRRVWVKVRCDWGNEALLALGTAHGWAAMVPLASRPVRLARQCVREWNEHRNRPSVEMSRSGYEWLLAWWELLHSGRVRPLVDARGQAVLPDMREVALPSFFRRIKTITGYAKQIGYSRSHTMRKLSEQWKGGTPAQIIRRQRLAQAALDLRRTRLPVVEIARRSQFASAGSFIPAFRREFGMTPLAYRLAQI from the coding sequence ATTTCCGGACAGAAAGCCGGACTCCCGGAAAATTTCATGACCAGATTTTGCACGACCTGTTGTGACCGTGAGGCGCTGGAAAAGGCGGCCGGACGGGTGCTGTTCGGGTTGGCGGCGTGCAGGCGGATCGGATGGCGAGGGGCTGTCGTGGTTGCCGGAGAGCAGGAGAGAGGGAAGAGGGGGCGGGTCTCCGGCGATGCGACGGTGCGGCAGGTGGTGTGGTTGCGGGGGCAGGTGACGTTCGGCACGATGCGACTGGAGCCGGGATCGGTGTGGAGGCCGGGCGTGACAGATCGTTTCGGGCGGGAGGAGGAAAAGGCGGCGGAGAGGGCAGGGGCATCGGGACTGGAGTTCACCTTCGCCGGACCGCTGGCGGCGGATTATGTGAATTTTCTCGAGGAGAATTTCGGGCGGATGGTGCGGTTGCCGCCGGGCTCTCCTGCTTTGCGGGCGGCGCGGGCGCTGGCGGCGGCCGCGGAGGCGGGGGCGAGGCGCGAGGTGATGTCGAGGCGGGTGTTCGGATGGCTGGCGGCGCTGCACGAGACGCTGGAAGAGCGGCAGGTGCACCTGCAGGATTTGCTGAGAGGGCGAATCGATCACCTGTTGCCCGAGGGGGCGGCGCACGGGTATTCGGTGAAGGCGCTGGCGGCGCATCTGGGTTGCACACCGGGGTGGCTGGCGCGGCGGCTGCAGCAGGCGTGGCGGCGCCCGGCCGGGGAGGTGTTGCATGCGCTGCGGCTGCAGCACGCGCGGGAGTTGCTGGCCACGACAGGGGCGGGAGCGGGAGAGGTGGCGTGGCGGTGCGGGTTTGCATCGGCGTCGTCGTTTTCCAAGGCGTTTCGCCGGGCCATGGGCATGACGCCGACGCAGGCGCGTGTCCTCGGGAAAAAGGGGACGGGCGGGAGAGGGACGAAGGCGGGCGGGAATGCGATCATGCGGGTGATGGAAGAGAGGCGGAGGAGAGGGCCGACAGAGCTGCGGGTGCTGCCGGCAGGGGAGGATGTGATGGCGGCAACGGTATGGGGCGGAGCCTACTTCCAGTGCGACGGGGGTGAGACGGACAAGGCCTACAACATGCCGTTCGATATTTCGATCAACAAGATCACGCGGGGTATCCACTGGGTGGTGACGCTGGAGGGGGAGGCGGTGTTCGAGACCGGAGGGTATTCGCTGACGGTGCATCCGGGGATGGTGGTGGTGTATTCCAGCCCGTCGAAGGGGCGCTGGATGACACCGTCGGGGAGGCCGTGGCGACGGGTGTGGGTGAAGGTGCGTTGCGACTGGGGCAATGAGGCGTTGCTGGCATTGGGCACGGCACACGGTTGGGCGGCGATGGTGCCGCTGGCGTCGCGTCCGGTGAGGCTGGCGAGGCAGTGCGTGCGCGAATGGAACGAGCACCGGAACAGGCCGTCGGTTGAAATGTCGCGTTCGGGTTACGAATGGTTGCTGGCGTGGTGGGAACTGCTGCATTCGGGGCGAGTGCGCCCGCTGGTCGATGCGCGCGGGCAGGCGGTGTTGCCGGACATGCGAGAGGTGGCGTTGCCGTCGTTTTTCCGGCGTATCAAGACGATCACGGGTTACGCGAAACAGATCGGCTATTCGCGTTCGCACACGATGCGGAAACTGAGCGAACAATGGAAGGGCGGGACGCCGGCGCAGATTATCCGACGGCAGCGGCTGGCCCAGGCGGCGCTGGACCTGCGAAGGACGCGGCTGCCGGTAGTCGAAATCGCACGACGCTCGCAGTTCGCTTCGGCAGGGAGTTTTATCCCGGCGTTCAGGCGCGAGTTCGGCATGACGCCGCTGGCGTACCGGCTGGCGCAGATTTGA
- a CDS encoding endonuclease — MKTKLHHLPPIPTTAAIAVLLTLASPALHAQATLNGTDAYTQDFDTLRTHSGSGTTTFTFTNNSTLAGWYSTVGGSNSGRASSGSQATSGTIYSWGPSDGTDRALGLFTGSADGFTSTAWLGLQLQNTSGATIDSVTLTFDVEQWRRNTNPTTWAFSYLATAESGSQLTAAGYTTNPQGNVTSLVTGSASGLNGNADDNRRTVSVTLTGLDWQAGGYLWLRWGSDQPATAAGLGLDNLKVEVAPIPEPGAVALLAGSLVLLAGFAFRRRRAG; from the coding sequence ATGAAAACGAAACTGCACCACCTCCCGCCCATCCCGACAACAGCCGCAATCGCCGTCCTCCTGACGCTTGCCTCTCCTGCGCTTCATGCACAGGCGACTCTCAACGGGACGGATGCCTACACCCAGGACTTCGATACGCTTCGCACCCATTCTGGCAGCGGCACCACTACCTTCACCTTTACCAACAACAGCACGCTGGCAGGCTGGTATTCGACCGTCGGGGGCAGCAACAGCGGTCGCGCCAGTTCCGGCTCCCAAGCCACCAGCGGCACGATTTACAGCTGGGGCCCGTCCGATGGCACCGACCGGGCGCTCGGACTTTTCACCGGCAGCGCCGACGGGTTTACCTCCACCGCCTGGCTCGGCCTCCAGCTTCAAAACACGTCCGGAGCCACCATCGACTCCGTGACGCTCACTTTCGATGTCGAACAGTGGCGACGTAATACAAACCCCACGACATGGGCGTTCAGCTATCTGGCAACCGCGGAGAGCGGCAGCCAGCTCACGGCCGCCGGCTATACGACGAACCCGCAAGGAAACGTCACCAGCCTGGTCACCGGCTCTGCCAGCGGACTCAACGGCAATGCCGACGACAATCGCCGGACGGTCAGCGTCACGCTCACCGGCCTCGACTGGCAGGCCGGCGGGTATCTCTGGCTCCGCTGGGGCAGCGACCAGCCCGCAACTGCCGCCGGTCTCGGCCTCGACAACCTCAAGGTCGAGGTCGCGCCCATCCCCGAACCCGGAGCTGTCGCCCTGCTGGCAGGGTCGCTGGTTCTGCTGGCCGGATTCGCCTTCCGTCGTCGGAGAGCGGGCTGA
- a CDS encoding N-terminal cleavage protein, with product MSPLPVFSRRRGFTLIELLVVIAIIGILAGIAFPVFQRARRAADRAVTTNSLRQIGTAIQLYTDDSRGRLPGPFWTYNFSWYSTSNSGTLGYRLWSYLNIPQPTSKVKEAAILANPANTRYRQDPESPVYGLRDTIPETNNPVEANYPRLTKIFGQQSGYDPDNLAHQPKNLSQLADYPLSRIWAMCDVDQKNVSQSQSRWSQLPPEPVLGNIRMALFFDWHVAAVPVNP from the coding sequence TTGTCCCCGCTTCCGGTGTTCTCCAGGAGGCGAGGCTTCACACTCATCGAACTGCTCGTGGTCATAGCGATCATCGGCATTCTGGCCGGGATAGCTTTCCCCGTGTTTCAGCGCGCGCGCCGGGCCGCCGACCGGGCCGTCACCACCAACAGCCTCCGCCAGATCGGCACCGCCATCCAGCTTTACACCGACGACTCCAGAGGGCGTCTCCCCGGTCCGTTCTGGACCTACAATTTTTCGTGGTACAGCACCAGCAACAGCGGCACGCTGGGTTATCGTCTCTGGAGCTATCTGAACATTCCCCAGCCAACCTCAAAAGTGAAGGAGGCTGCCATCCTGGCCAATCCCGCCAATACCCGCTATCGCCAGGATCCCGAAAGTCCCGTTTATGGTCTCCGGGATACGATCCCGGAAACGAACAATCCCGTTGAAGCCAATTATCCCAGGCTGACAAAAATCTTTGGGCAACAAAGCGGCTACGATCCTGACAACCTGGCCCACCAACCCAAAAACCTCTCGCAGCTTGCAGACTATCCCCTCTCCCGCATCTGGGCGATGTGTGACGTTGACCAGAAAAACGTGAGCCAGTCCCAATCACGCTGGTCGCAACTCCCCCCCGAACCCGTTCTCGGCAACATCCGCATGGCGCTGTTTTTCGATTGGCACGTCGCGGCCGTCCCGGTCAATCCGTGA
- a CDS encoding N-terminal cleavage protein gives MHTRLPTRNPELRTARRSCAAFTLIELLTVIAIIGILAGIIIPTVGRVRETARAAQCISNLRQLQAAAMLWIGDNRDKMPDAKAWCYNEGSSNYAWSGQLSPYLNFKAQKNLDWKNTPSPMKCDTGFLKNPPSASIHFGRTYSINTYATATMDDGSRLKDRDPQWGYVSRLSMIEHPSRMAFFMDGAVAAGGGNYVSNVSHSHVPDSGSPPLQYVHRDSINVVFIDGHVQRISKADMQANYATNETPFWRFDK, from the coding sequence ATGCATACCCGACTCCCAACCCGAAACCCTGAACTCCGGACTGCGCGGCGGAGCTGCGCCGCCTTCACGCTGATCGAGCTCCTCACCGTCATCGCCATTATCGGCATCCTCGCCGGCATCATCATCCCCACCGTGGGACGCGTCCGCGAAACCGCCCGCGCCGCGCAATGCATCAGTAACCTTCGCCAGCTTCAGGCTGCTGCCATGCTCTGGATCGGCGACAACCGGGACAAAATGCCCGATGCCAAAGCATGGTGTTACAACGAAGGCTCCAGCAACTATGCCTGGTCCGGCCAACTCAGCCCCTACCTCAACTTCAAAGCTCAAAAAAACCTCGACTGGAAGAACACTCCTTCCCCGATGAAGTGCGATACCGGCTTCCTCAAAAATCCGCCCTCCGCGTCCATCCATTTTGGCCGTACCTACAGTATCAATACCTATGCCACTGCCACGATGGACGACGGCTCCAGACTCAAGGACCGCGACCCGCAATGGGGTTATGTCAGCCGCCTTTCGATGATCGAGCATCCCTCGCGCATGGCATTCTTCATGGACGGCGCGGTCGCCGCGGGCGGCGGCAATTACGTATCCAATGTCAGCCACAGTCACGTACCCGATAGTGGCTCCCCTCCTCTCCAGTACGTCCACCGCGACAGCATCAATGTCGTCTTCATCGACGGCCACGTGCAGCGCATCAGCAAAGCCGACATGCAGGCCAACTACGCCACCAACGAGACGCCCTTCTGGCGCTTCGACAAATAG
- a CDS encoding heparinase, whose amino-acid sequence MNPFRLASLFFALLAVCAAGESPVPERLLLSDADLARIREQEKTDPLMAELLSEIRAAARENLTLPPNTYWKPGDRDMLDQARAAASRIITSAFVYRLDGDSRHRDAARRDLLNVCGFPDWNPRHFLDVTEMGFGVALGYSWLRDDLSGEEGAIIRTALVKNLLRMAPAAYDRSGRGRLNWSAFGSSAKTTNNWNFVCNGGFVAAALALRDEEPVLAETVLAGARESIPAAMAGYAPDGAWPEGPTYWSYGTTFLVNTLAMLENTPQGDGGLSQYPGFDRTLFYGLQLFGPSGVSFNFGDGGPARDHEAALPALVWLARRFGVPDALPEVRRRLQAKLRAAPSGYARSLPPGIGGRGLVFCAIFFPEQTVPESGGKMEPALSVPLDAHFRGEADFVVMRSHATDPAALWVALKGGANGVSHGHLDLGSFVLDAGSVRWAVDLGSENYGLPGYWEMDEGGRRWNYYRLNNRSHNTLTPGDALQSPMAVAPVTQFETSPEGGVAAVDLTSAYPGFSDRMVRRVSMPGRKAVLIEDEVEGLRAGESLAWRMLTPARITISPDGRVATLVHSGRKLRVTLAAPVPAQAKFSAEPARPPTKAEKQNPGVSVLTVAFVPESPDVRLAVRFDPVPKSGD is encoded by the coding sequence ATGAACCCGTTTCGCCTGGCGTCCCTGTTTTTCGCTCTTCTTGCGGTCTGCGCGGCCGGCGAGTCGCCCGTGCCTGAGCGCCTGCTTCTCTCCGACGCAGACCTCGCCCGTATCCGCGAGCAGGAAAAGACCGATCCGCTGATGGCTGAGTTGCTTTCGGAAATCCGCGCCGCCGCCCGGGAAAACCTGACGCTGCCGCCCAACACGTATTGGAAACCGGGTGATCGCGACATGCTCGACCAGGCGCGAGCCGCCGCGAGCCGCATCATCACCAGCGCCTTTGTGTATCGACTCGACGGTGACAGCCGTCATCGTGACGCTGCGCGGCGCGACCTGCTCAACGTGTGCGGGTTCCCCGACTGGAATCCGCGGCATTTTCTGGATGTGACCGAGATGGGTTTTGGCGTGGCGCTGGGTTATTCGTGGCTGCGGGACGATTTGTCCGGGGAAGAGGGCGCCATCATCCGGACTGCGCTCGTCAAAAACCTCCTGCGCATGGCCCCGGCGGCTTACGATCGGTCGGGGCGAGGCAGACTGAACTGGTCCGCTTTCGGTTCCTCGGCCAAGACGACGAACAACTGGAATTTTGTCTGCAATGGCGGTTTTGTCGCGGCGGCGCTGGCTTTGCGCGACGAGGAGCCCGTGCTTGCGGAAACGGTGCTGGCCGGCGCCCGCGAGTCGATTCCGGCTGCGATGGCCGGTTATGCGCCGGACGGCGCATGGCCGGAGGGCCCGACTTACTGGAGCTACGGAACGACGTTTCTGGTCAATACGCTTGCGATGCTGGAGAACACGCCGCAGGGCGACGGAGGATTGTCGCAATACCCCGGCTTCGACCGGACGCTATTTTACGGCCTGCAACTTTTCGGACCGAGCGGCGTGTCCTTCAATTTTGGTGACGGTGGCCCTGCGCGCGACCATGAGGCGGCGTTGCCGGCGCTCGTCTGGCTCGCCCGGCGCTTCGGAGTGCCGGATGCCTTGCCGGAAGTGCGGCGCCGGTTGCAGGCAAAATTGCGCGCAGCTCCGTCCGGCTACGCGCGCTCGCTGCCGCCCGGCATCGGCGGACGCGGACTGGTTTTCTGCGCGATTTTTTTCCCGGAGCAGACGGTGCCTGAGTCCGGCGGTAAAATGGAACCGGCATTATCCGTGCCGCTCGACGCGCATTTCCGGGGCGAGGCCGATTTTGTGGTGATGCGCAGTCACGCAACCGATCCGGCTGCATTGTGGGTTGCCCTGAAAGGCGGCGCCAACGGCGTGAGTCACGGACACCTCGATCTGGGCTCTTTTGTGCTCGATGCCGGAAGCGTGCGCTGGGCCGTCGATCTGGGATCGGAAAATTACGGCCTGCCGGGCTATTGGGAAATGGATGAAGGCGGGCGGCGCTGGAACTATTACCGGCTCAACAATCGCAGCCACAACACGCTGACGCCGGGCGACGCGTTGCAGTCGCCGATGGCGGTGGCGCCGGTCACACAGTTCGAAACGTCGCCGGAAGGCGGCGTCGCGGCGGTGGATCTGACGTCTGCGTATCCGGGTTTTTCAGACAGAATGGTGCGTCGGGTTTCGATGCCGGGTCGCAAGGCGGTCCTGATCGAGGACGAGGTGGAGGGGTTGCGCGCGGGCGAATCGCTCGCGTGGCGGATGCTAACGCCTGCGAGGATTACCATTTCCCCCGACGGCCGGGTGGCGACGCTCGTCCACTCCGGACGCAAGCTGCGAGTGACGCTGGCGGCTCCGGTTCCGGCCCAGGCGAAGTTTTCAGCGGAACCCGCCCGACCGCCGACAAAGGCGGAAAAACAGAATCCGGGTGTGTCGGTGCTCACGGTTGCGTTTGTTCCCGAATCGCCGGACGTGCGGCTGGCGGTGCGGTTTGATCCCGTGCCGAAATCGGGCGATTGA
- a CDS encoding twitching motility protein PilT: protein MSVVSRIEVLGYHRITSEELADLQLFLAEATELSLDDEVVTRAIAIRQQRNTGLADAIIAATALAYDWELVTRNVDDFRHVPGLKLINPFDDKPGIV from the coding sequence ATCTCCGTCGTATCCCGCATCGAGGTTCTGGGCTATCACCGCATCACCTCCGAAGAACTGGCCGATCTCCAGCTCTTCTTGGCTGAAGCGACCGAACTCTCGCTCGATGACGAAGTGGTCACCCGGGCCATTGCCATTCGCCAACAGCGCAACACCGGTCTTGCCGACGCCATTATCGCCGCGACAGCGCTCGCATACGACTGGGAGCTGGTCACCCGAAACGTGGACGACTTCCGGCATGTGCCTGGCCTGAAGCTGATCAACCCATTCGACGACAAACCTGGGATTGTCTGA